In a genomic window of Ardenticatenales bacterium:
- a CDS encoding pentapeptide repeat-containing protein, with product MAILNRQEIEDAASLIDANLAYARLRQVDLRHRNLAGVNLSHADLREALLVGADLTGATLRFARLDGADLTGAILRETILFKADLSGAILMQACLDGADLREAVLELAILSQASLQCADLRNAVLKQASLVRVDLTHALLTLANLALADLGQASLREADLGGVNLAGAELMGADLQGASLRGADLRGSHLQGARLVDASLSWANLRGADLTGADMTGVNLDAAILADTILVDAVLAGALLGETTLTEEQRRQVKVLPGGLGGVLLWSKVVRHWQDKSRSDHV from the coding sequence ATGGCTATCCTAAACCGCCAGGAGATTGAGGACGCTGCCAGCCTGATTGACGCCAATCTGGCCTATGCGCGGCTGCGCCAGGTTGATTTACGCCATAGGAACCTGGCCGGCGTCAATCTAAGCCACGCTGATTTGCGCGAAGCCTTGTTGGTTGGGGCGGACCTCACGGGAGCGACGTTGCGTTTTGCCCGGTTGGATGGAGCCGATCTCACGGGCGCGATCTTGCGCGAGACCATTTTATTCAAGGCGGATCTTAGCGGGGCGATCCTGATGCAGGCCTGTCTGGATGGAGCGGATTTGCGCGAGGCCGTGTTGGAATTGGCCATCTTATCGCAGGCTTCGCTGCAATGCGCCGACTTGCGAAACGCGGTGCTGAAGCAAGCATCCCTCGTGCGCGTCGATCTGACGCACGCCTTGTTGACGCTGGCGAATCTGGCGCTGGCGGACCTGGGGCAGGCCTCGTTGCGCGAAGCGGACTTGGGCGGGGTGAATCTGGCCGGGGCGGAGTTGATGGGCGCGGATTTGCAAGGCGCATCGCTGCGTGGGGCGGATTTGCGCGGCAGCCATTTGCAGGGTGCGCGTCTGGTGGATGCCAGCCTGTCTTGGGCCAATCTGCGTGGCGCGGATTTGACCGGGGCGGATATGACGGGCGTAAATCTGGATGCGGCTATCCTGGCGGATACGATTCTGGTGGATGCGGTGCTGGCGGGGGCGCTATTGGGTGAGACGACGTTGACGGAGGAGCAGCGTCGGCAGGTGAAGGTCTTGCCCGGCGGGTTGGGGGGCGTTTTGCTTTGGTCGAAGGTTGTACGACATTGGCAGGACAAGTCGCGGAGCGACCATGTGTAG
- a CDS encoding VTT domain-containing protein, which produces MIATFETLLEMMRALWTSLQQGQLPELGHWTYFVLALLVIIEGPLMTLLGAAAAAAGLLRLPLVFLAAALGNLSADMVWYLVGRAGKLSWFLRLTAPAKRPLARRRIEVLKEGMSRSATKLVLVAKLSAGFVVPTLIAVGLARVPWKRWFPIAFLGETLWTGSLLLFGYFAGTYVTRAGQNLRLFGLVLTIILMLASVWLVRRFFKQNGLE; this is translated from the coding sequence ATGATTGCCACTTTTGAAACGCTGCTGGAGATGATGCGCGCGCTGTGGACGAGCTTGCAGCAAGGCCAACTGCCGGAACTGGGGCATTGGACCTATTTTGTGCTGGCGTTGTTGGTGATTATCGAGGGACCACTGATGACGCTGCTGGGCGCGGCGGCGGCGGCGGCGGGGTTGCTACGGCTGCCGTTGGTGTTTCTGGCGGCGGCCCTGGGGAATCTGTCGGCGGATATGGTGTGGTATCTGGTGGGGCGTGCCGGCAAGCTCAGTTGGTTTTTGCGCCTGACGGCTCCCGCCAAACGCCCTTTGGCGCGGCGGCGCATTGAGGTCTTAAAGGAGGGGATGAGCCGGAGCGCAACCAAGCTGGTGTTGGTCGCCAAACTATCCGCGGGCTTTGTCGTGCCCACGCTGATTGCCGTGGGGCTGGCGCGCGTGCCCTGGAAACGTTGGTTTCCGATTGCGTTCCTGGGGGAGACGTTATGGACGGGGAGTTTGTTGTTGTTCGGGTATTTTGCCGGCACCTACGTGACCAGAGCAGGCCAAAACCTGCGTCTCTTTGGTCTCGTTCTGACCATCATCCTCATGCTGGCCTCCGTCTGGCTGGTGCGTCGCTTTTTCAAGCAGAATGGTCTGGAGTGA
- a CDS encoding ABC transporter ATP-binding protein, whose amino-acid sequence METPVITVQSLSKQFRTAAQTVYAVRDVTFAIQRGEFVGIVGPSGSGKSTLLGLLGGLDTPSSGAVQLDGVDISHMRERELTRVRNQKIGFVFQFFNLIPALTALENVALPLHFAHTRQFQPEKRALELLNLLGLRDRAHHRPAELSGGQQQRVAIARAIANNPPLILADEPTGNLNVEAGRLVLETLKQIREQSQTTIVVVTHDSYVAEQADRVLNLIDGRLVAADALTPDHSA is encoded by the coding sequence ATGGAAACACCCGTTATCACAGTTCAAAGTCTCAGCAAACAGTTCCGCACAGCCGCCCAAACGGTCTACGCTGTGCGTGATGTCACTTTCGCTATTCAACGAGGCGAATTTGTGGGCATCGTTGGCCCTTCTGGCAGTGGCAAAAGCACGCTGCTGGGGTTGTTGGGCGGATTAGACACCCCCTCGTCAGGCGCAGTCCAACTGGACGGGGTTGACATAAGTCACATGCGCGAACGCGAGCTAACCCGAGTTCGTAATCAAAAAATAGGGTTTGTGTTTCAATTTTTCAATCTCATCCCCGCGCTCACCGCCCTGGAAAACGTGGCCCTGCCGCTACACTTTGCCCATACGCGACAGTTTCAGCCGGAAAAGCGGGCGCTGGAGTTGCTCAATCTGCTCGGCCTGCGGGATCGGGCGCACCACCGCCCCGCGGAATTATCAGGCGGACAACAGCAGCGCGTGGCAATTGCCAGAGCCATCGCCAACAACCCGCCGCTTATTCTGGCTGATGAGCCAACGGGGAACTTGAACGTGGAAGCCGGGCGGCTTGTTCTCGAGACGCTAAAGCAAATCCGCGAACAGTCGCAGACGACCATTGTCGTGGTGACACATGATTCCTACGTGGCGGAACAAGCAGACCGGGTACTCAATCTGATAGATGGTCGGTTGGTGGCGGCGGATGCGCTCACTCCAGACCATTCTGCTTGA
- a CDS encoding CDP-alcohol phosphatidyltransferase family protein: MAGEDSIRYKQGRSSHINTANTITILRYPLLVFIVWLLYQESRAGKNAAVGLIILLILMDTLDGVVARRRHETTLLGSALDIATDRAVEIVLWVVYAHLRLIPVAIPLVVIIRGMLTDSIRAVALQHGISAHQMMRTTLGKWLVASPPMRTGYAIVKIVAFVTLALTLALQANNLAWTGVYQVAQVVSWLAVVICLARGLPVLLESPSFFRSLEQD; encoded by the coding sequence ATGGCCGGTGAAGATAGCATCAGATACAAGCAAGGGCGGAGTAGCCATATCAATACGGCAAACACCATCACCATACTCCGCTATCCCCTCCTCGTCTTCATCGTCTGGTTGTTATATCAGGAGAGTCGTGCCGGCAAAAACGCGGCTGTTGGGCTGATTATCTTACTCATCCTTATGGACACGCTGGATGGCGTGGTAGCGCGGCGGCGGCACGAAACAACGCTGCTCGGAAGCGCCCTGGATATCGCCACCGACCGTGCCGTGGAAATTGTCCTCTGGGTCGTGTATGCGCATTTGCGGTTGATTCCCGTTGCGATTCCTCTCGTGGTGATTATTCGCGGCATGTTGACCGATTCCATTCGCGCCGTAGCCTTGCAGCACGGCATCTCCGCGCACCAGATGATGCGCACCACGTTGGGCAAATGGCTGGTTGCCTCGCCCCCCATGCGCACCGGTTACGCCATCGTGAAGATCGTCGCCTTTGTCACTCTGGCGCTGACACTGGCCTTGCAGGCCAACAATCTGGCCTGGACGGGTGTTTACCAGGTCGCGCAAGTTGTCAGTTGGCTGGCGGTGGTGATTTGCCTGGCGCGTGGCCTGCCTGTGCTGCTGGAATCCCCCTCCTTTTTCCGGTCGCTGGAACAGGATTAG
- a CDS encoding M50 family metallopeptidase — protein sequence MNAFSETAVLQLPEGTTLSPFDTAAAEQQYILVLPDGRHFRLTPNMYQFVTCIDGQRTVAEIAGILEQKWGRAIPAEQVWQMAQRHLGNYGLLVGSDAAVSLPGRAGRIFSWRVDLFSPRRIAPLTRLGQYFFTWPVAIPSLFVIALAYLFVYADANAVWHQWAQSLGESDFILVYGLTILSVLWHEMGHASACRRFGEEYGTIGFGIYLIFPVFYADVTRIWRLTRWQRVVVDLGGIYFQLWAAVIYYLVYLLSGSRVFLLAVINISLIVLLAFNPLAKFDGYWIVSDALGVPNLHRRLWEMVKRLLGRQQGQIGMAFKPWVRIGLGIYLVWFVWLTATMVIEVGGNMPAFIQQLLTTLTTNIDGLLRGWQTTDGALIGAALLRLISPGITLLGLTLLLLRGLRALVKRVSVQRAPSVALPP from the coding sequence ATGAACGCCTTTAGCGAAACGGCCGTATTGCAGCTACCGGAGGGGACAACGCTGTCACCTTTTGACACCGCGGCTGCTGAACAGCAGTATATTCTGGTATTGCCAGACGGGCGGCATTTCCGCTTGACCCCAAACATGTATCAGTTCGTGACGTGTATTGATGGGCAGCGCACGGTGGCGGAAATTGCCGGCATTCTAGAACAGAAATGGGGCCGCGCCATCCCCGCGGAACAGGTCTGGCAAATGGCCCAGCGTCACCTGGGAAATTACGGATTATTGGTCGGCAGCGACGCCGCCGTTTCTCTGCCCGGTCGTGCCGGGCGGATTTTTTCCTGGCGCGTTGACCTCTTTTCTCCACGCCGCATTGCCCCTTTGACCCGCCTGGGACAATACTTTTTCACCTGGCCCGTAGCGATCCCCAGTTTGTTCGTCATAGCCCTGGCTTATTTGTTTGTCTATGCCGATGCCAATGCCGTCTGGCATCAGTGGGCGCAATCATTGGGCGAGAGTGACTTCATTCTCGTTTACGGGTTGACGATTCTAAGCGTTTTGTGGCACGAAATGGGGCACGCTTCTGCGTGCCGCCGCTTTGGGGAGGAGTATGGCACGATTGGGTTTGGCATCTACCTTATCTTCCCCGTATTTTACGCCGACGTTACCCGCATCTGGCGACTCACCCGTTGGCAACGCGTGGTCGTCGATTTGGGCGGCATCTATTTTCAGCTCTGGGCAGCCGTCATTTACTATCTCGTTTATCTACTCAGCGGAAGCCGCGTTTTTTTGTTGGCCGTGATCAACATTAGCCTGATTGTCCTGCTCGCATTTAACCCCCTGGCCAAGTTTGATGGATACTGGATCGTTTCCGATGCTCTGGGCGTCCCTAACTTACATCGTCGCCTGTGGGAAATGGTCAAGCGATTGTTGGGCCGGCAGCAAGGGCAAATCGGCATGGCCTTCAAGCCCTGGGTACGTATTGGGCTAGGCATTTACCTGGTCTGGTTTGTCTGGTTAACGGCAACCATGGTGATAGAGGTGGGGGGAAATATGCCGGCATTTATCCAACAGCTTCTTACGACATTAACCACCAATATCGACGGCCTTCTGCGTGGCTGGCAAACCACTGACGGGGCTTTGATTGGCGCAGCCCTGCTCAGACTCATTTCGCCAGGCATCACGCTACTTGGCCTCACTCTACTACTGTTACGCGGCCTTCGCGCCCTGGTCAAGCGCGTTTCAGTTCAGCGCGCCCCCTCCGTGGCCCTGCCGCCATAA
- a CDS encoding B12-binding domain-containing radical SAM protein, producing the protein MAFDPTKAATLVTICGFRQMPGGQPLSPLRESLVRCLNRSKAIWAATSSAHETVSRYTRGKGKYGCLALHRMPASAKAVSGHIYFILPRSRAMRISLVTCFNADWFFGRIPSPYIPLNLLCLGAILRQHGHEVTIVDQTLALTLGKASDGPQFHQQVAKLILRDEPDLIGFTTMCNSYPQTLTLARHCREHNPEPKIVLGGPQATAVDEATLRVFPWVDAIVRGEADHTFPALVNHWATGQPLNESLLGITYRAPGGQIVVNPGPPLLQDMDALPYPAYDLYPVEHLNVSLIPIEAGRGCPFECTFCSTNLFFSRRYRIKSPERLIAEMVFLQETYGYSKFDLVHDMITVDARWVHKFSRALIDGGHKFNWGCSARVDCVDETLLAEMAEAGCIGVFFGIETGSQRLQPIVKKKLHVSKVMPTMLACLENNMAPTASFITGFPDETVDDAADSMNMALDVIHLAKETRGQMHLLAPLVGSPLYAKHKDELVFDGHSSDISLFLLTEEETQVVQDHPDVFPNFYYIPTPHMDRSFPKVVSATVYGSPNLMIALRHAGINLKDMLLKWVDWQYEHVNQEDITQDYFLYRFGLDFSHFLRTEVLPHYPQAPHLHDMVAYFEAKYALYRGHTHDLTLYYLFTYDVLYLNEMTRTNAPWPEDIQPKPTGVLFVNLMPSADKGFVFLEVPIPQTDHPVVQPGDILEIRDPATQLRNRPNLIIRNNTQQRIFATRHNMTEIELMAAGFATA; encoded by the coding sequence ATGGCGTTTGATCCGACTAAAGCCGCGACTCTGGTCACCATATGTGGATTTCGCCAGATGCCAGGCGGACAGCCACTTAGCCCCCTGCGGGAGAGTTTAGTCCGTTGTCTGAACCGCTCGAAGGCAATATGGGCTGCGACAAGCTCAGCCCACGAGACGGTTAGCCGTTACACGAGAGGAAAGGGCAAATACGGCTGTTTAGCTTTGCATAGAATGCCGGCATCCGCAAAAGCAGTGTCCGGTCATATTTATTTCATATTACCCAGGAGCAGAGCAATGAGAATCTCATTGGTTACATGCTTTAACGCAGATTGGTTCTTTGGGCGCATCCCCAGTCCGTATATCCCCCTCAATTTGCTATGCCTGGGCGCGATTTTGCGCCAACATGGGCATGAAGTCACCATCGTGGATCAAACCCTGGCCCTGACGTTGGGGAAAGCCAGTGATGGACCCCAATTCCACCAACAAGTAGCGAAATTGATATTGCGTGATGAGCCAGACTTGATCGGGTTCACCACCATGTGCAATTCTTACCCGCAAACGCTCACGCTCGCGCGACATTGCCGCGAACACAATCCCGAACCCAAAATCGTCCTGGGAGGGCCACAGGCAACAGCCGTAGATGAAGCCACCCTGCGCGTGTTCCCCTGGGTTGATGCCATTGTCCGCGGCGAAGCGGACCATACCTTTCCCGCCCTGGTAAATCATTGGGCTACCGGGCAACCATTGAATGAATCGCTATTGGGCATCACCTACCGCGCGCCGGGGGGGCAGATCGTCGTCAATCCTGGCCCTCCCCTGTTACAGGACATGGATGCTTTGCCTTATCCGGCCTATGATTTATATCCTGTTGAGCATCTGAACGTCTCGCTGATTCCCATTGAAGCCGGTCGCGGCTGCCCCTTTGAATGTACATTCTGTTCTACGAATCTCTTTTTCAGCCGCCGTTATCGCATCAAATCGCCCGAACGATTGATTGCGGAAATGGTGTTTTTACAAGAGACCTACGGATACAGCAAATTCGACCTGGTACACGACATGATCACGGTCGATGCGCGATGGGTACACAAGTTTTCTCGCGCCTTAATAGATGGCGGTCACAAGTTTAATTGGGGATGCAGCGCCCGTGTTGATTGTGTAGACGAGACGTTGTTGGCGGAAATGGCCGAGGCGGGCTGCATAGGGGTGTTCTTTGGCATCGAAACGGGATCGCAGAGATTGCAGCCGATCGTGAAGAAGAAATTGCACGTCTCCAAAGTCATGCCCACGATGCTGGCCTGCCTGGAAAACAATATGGCTCCAACAGCTTCGTTTATCACGGGCTTTCCTGATGAGACGGTTGATGATGCGGCGGATTCCATGAATATGGCTCTGGATGTGATCCACCTGGCCAAAGAAACGCGAGGCCAGATGCACTTATTAGCGCCATTGGTGGGCAGCCCCCTGTACGCCAAACATAAGGACGAATTGGTGTTTGACGGCCATAGCTCGGACATATCCTTGTTCCTGCTTACGGAAGAGGAAACCCAGGTTGTCCAGGACCATCCAGACGTTTTCCCCAATTTCTATTACATTCCAACGCCGCACATGGACCGAAGCTTTCCCAAAGTCGTTTCGGCAACCGTGTATGGGTCGCCTAATTTGATGATCGCGTTGCGACATGCCGGCATTAATCTCAAGGATATGCTGCTAAAGTGGGTTGACTGGCAATATGAACACGTCAATCAAGAAGATATTACACAAGATTATTTCCTTTATCGCTTTGGTCTGGATTTCTCCCACTTCTTGCGGACTGAGGTACTGCCACACTATCCGCAGGCCCCCCATTTGCACGACATGGTGGCCTACTTCGAAGCAAAGTATGCGTTGTATCGTGGGCATACGCACGATCTCACCCTGTACTATCTGTTTACCTACGACGTTTTGTATCTCAACGAGATGACCCGTACGAATGCGCCATGGCCAGAAGATATCCAACCCAAGCCAACGGGGGTCTTGTTTGTCAATCTGATGCCCTCGGCGGACAAGGGCTTTGTCTTTTTAGAGGTTCCCATCCCACAGACGGACCATCCGGTGGTGCAGCCCGGCGACATATTAGAAATCCGTGATCCGGCAACCCAATTGCGAAATCGACCCAACTTGATTATTCGCAATAATACGCAGCAACGCATTTTTGCGACGCGGCATAACATGACAGAAATAGAATTAATGGCCGCGGGGTTTGCCACCGCATGA
- a CDS encoding ABC transporter permease, protein MNKFSFFLRYTAAQLTRNRRRTLFVLFCIAAGVAAVVSLRTLGLMIGDALTGNLQIANRGDIVLRVPTGNSETEVANETLFQESNVLFPRTFSDQGIARVQSWAAQNGVEEISLALRANQRPITVSATDNTGEAALLFLVEPDKYPFYDQIDILQPSGARLTQRLADPDSVIISESLAEKLNLGVGDTLRFPGVSDRLRVTAIVNNDSESSLQDLNTLFFPFFYLPYAPGAAALGINANVIYMRTSPEADIDALQRSLRQAFPTLDIVSTADLEAQNSRVSEQINRLITTLGLVSLLIGGIGITNTMNVVVQRRAGELAVLKTLGVSGGQITLLFLIESLLLGVVGSLLGILSGLCLVFFLRGLGERVVAQTLTFAIYPQALLMGLALGVVVTLVFGFLPIISASRIRPNAVLSAHETIVPHVGRGLTLLVIAGMTFIIGLIIGVILDDPLQGVLIAYATMAVLGVLTWLLGGLLWLLGRLPAFGSIQLKLAQRFLSTQRGRMASTLLAMIIGVFSLSLILLMTQAVINAIEGIAEEQLGGNILALPNSLAVSEELAQTINTLPQIEAWQHETIYTAHLAAINDNQDVADLLATVADQAVAAEVGTGADEQARAETLSQLTQFAQGFSITLLTEDPQSLDLISGDVDVFAQPDSVLLYNSEAVQWLDLQPGDTLTLQFDAQHSQTVTVRGIVALPSNGGIIQIRIGGAQAALAPASAIPAAVQPAPSPFALTVAQPEIAPTVAQLGNIPGVFVLQTSQFNAFLSRLLEQLTALPLLIAVLALFSSSVIIANTVSLATQERRRQIGIMKALGLSTRQVLMLLLLENGLIGLLGGVLGTGAGVVLVLLTDLVADNAGILPLPTVLGLILLSLVLALTATLITAYGAARTSPLVVLRYE, encoded by the coding sequence ATGAACAAATTTTCCTTCTTTCTCCGCTACACCGCCGCGCAACTCACCCGCAACCGACGGCGCACGCTCTTTGTCCTCTTCTGCATTGCCGCCGGAGTCGCCGCCGTCGTCTCCCTGCGCACACTGGGCCTGATGATTGGCGACGCGCTCACCGGCAATCTACAAATCGCCAACCGCGGCGACATCGTCTTGCGCGTTCCCACGGGCAACAGCGAAACAGAGGTTGCAAACGAGACCCTGTTTCAAGAGAGCAACGTCCTCTTCCCCCGCACCTTCAGCGACCAGGGCATCGCCCGCGTCCAATCCTGGGCAGCGCAAAACGGGGTAGAGGAGATCAGTCTGGCACTTCGCGCCAACCAGCGTCCTATTACCGTCAGCGCCACGGACAACACCGGCGAAGCCGCCTTACTCTTTCTGGTCGAACCGGACAAATACCCTTTCTATGACCAGATCGACATCCTGCAACCGTCTGGAGCCAGACTGACGCAACGCCTCGCTGACCCCGACAGCGTGATCATCAGCGAAAGCCTGGCGGAAAAACTCAACCTGGGCGTCGGCGATACGCTGCGCTTTCCCGGCGTCAGTGATCGCCTGCGCGTCACGGCCATCGTCAACAACGACAGCGAAAGCAGCCTGCAAGACCTCAACACCCTCTTCTTCCCCTTTTTCTACTTGCCGTATGCGCCGGGAGCAGCCGCGCTGGGCATTAACGCCAACGTCATCTACATGCGCACATCGCCAGAAGCAGACATTGACGCCCTCCAACGCTCATTGCGGCAGGCATTCCCCACTCTGGATATTGTGTCCACCGCCGACCTGGAAGCACAAAACAGTCGCGTCAGTGAGCAGATCAATCGGCTCATCACCACACTAGGTCTGGTGTCGCTCCTGATAGGCGGCATTGGCATCACCAACACCATGAACGTTGTCGTACAGCGGCGCGCCGGCGAACTGGCCGTCCTGAAAACACTCGGCGTATCTGGTGGTCAGATTACGCTTCTATTCTTGATTGAGTCTTTGCTCCTGGGTGTGGTGGGCAGCCTGTTGGGGATTTTGTCAGGGTTGTGCCTGGTCTTTTTCCTGCGCGGGTTGGGAGAGCGCGTGGTGGCGCAAACATTAACGTTCGCCATCTACCCGCAGGCGCTTCTCATGGGTCTCGCCCTGGGCGTGGTGGTCACCCTGGTGTTTGGGTTTCTCCCGATCATTTCCGCCAGCCGTATCCGTCCCAACGCGGTTCTTTCCGCCCACGAGACGATTGTACCTCACGTGGGCAGGGGGTTGACGCTGTTGGTGATTGCCGGCATGACCTTTATCATTGGTCTGATCATCGGCGTTATTCTGGATGACCCGCTACAGGGCGTGTTGATTGCCTACGCCACCATGGCGGTTCTGGGCGTGCTCACCTGGTTACTGGGGGGCTTGCTCTGGCTTTTGGGGCGACTGCCGGCATTTGGCAGCATCCAACTCAAACTGGCGCAGCGTTTCTTGAGTACCCAACGAGGGCGCATGGCCAGCACCCTGCTGGCCATGATCATCGGCGTCTTCTCCCTCAGCCTCATTCTCCTCATGACCCAGGCAGTGATCAACGCCATCGAAGGGATTGCCGAAGAACAATTAGGCGGCAACATTTTGGCGCTGCCCAATAGCCTGGCCGTCAGCGAAGAACTGGCGCAAACCATCAACACGCTGCCACAGATAGAAGCCTGGCAACACGAAACCATCTATACAGCCCATCTCGCGGCCATCAATGACAACCAGGACGTGGCCGACCTGCTTGCCACCGTAGCCGACCAGGCTGTTGCCGCGGAAGTGGGCACGGGCGCAGACGAACAGGCGCGCGCGGAAACGCTCTCCCAGTTGACGCAATTCGCGCAAGGCTTTTCCATCACCCTGCTGACGGAGGACCCCCAGAGCCTCGACCTCATCAGCGGTGATGTCGATGTGTTCGCGCAACCGGATAGCGTACTGCTCTACAATTCGGAAGCTGTTCAGTGGCTTGACTTACAGCCCGGCGACACGTTGACGTTGCAGTTCGACGCCCAGCACAGCCAGACGGTGACGGTGCGCGGGATCGTTGCCCTGCCCAGCAATGGCGGCATCATCCAGATTCGCATTGGCGGCGCGCAGGCCGCCCTGGCGCCGGCATCCGCTATCCCTGCCGCGGTCCAACCCGCTCCCTCTCCTTTCGCCCTCACTGTGGCGCAGCCGGAAATAGCGCCAACAGTGGCTCAGTTAGGAAACATCCCCGGTGTGTTTGTCTTGCAAACATCCCAATTTAACGCCTTTTTGTCCCGCCTGTTGGAACAATTGACGGCGCTGCCCTTGTTGATAGCCGTGCTGGCGTTGTTCAGCAGCAGCGTCATTATTGCAAACACGGTGTCGCTGGCGACACAAGAACGGCGGCGGCAGATTGGCATTATGAAGGCGTTGGGGTTATCGACGCGGCAAGTGTTGATGCTCTTGTTATTGGAAAATGGATTGATTGGATTGTTAGGGGGCGTGCTGGGCACGGGCGCGGGCGTGGTTTTGGTATTGTTAACGGACCTGGTAGCGGACAATGCCGGCATTCTCCCCCTCCCCACCGTGCTTGGTCTCATCCTGCTCTCCCTGGTGCTGGCCTTGACCGCCACCCTGATCACGGCCTACGGCGCAGCCCGGACCTCACCCCTTGTCGTTTTACGGTACGAATAA
- a CDS encoding lysophospholipid acyltransferase family protein: MMRLEDVLNNKVVTQSGIRLAQAMSPGMGHALANMAAGIIAGIRPTIYHTVQANLRHVLGHEVDPRQLADTTRAVFAYAARYNYEFFHAIEYDATQLAREVEVSPDIVRMVRDNMARGRGTLLLGTHTGNFNLGLLALSTYRVPIQGLSLANPTGGFEILNRIRARWGLELTPITPQSLRQAIRRLKAGGVVMTALDRPVPDDRHLVPFFDAPAYFAIGPVRLALMTGADVILGSCYESPGRGQVLQMQPIDIVASKDRQEAISVNALRLAQALEGFVRQYPDQWLMFHPFWPGEADEA, translated from the coding sequence ATGATGCGGCTGGAAGATGTGCTGAACAACAAAGTGGTCACGCAAAGCGGGATTCGCCTGGCGCAGGCAATGTCGCCGGGGATGGGTCATGCTTTGGCGAATATGGCAGCGGGGATAATTGCCGGCATTCGTCCCACCATCTACCATACCGTCCAGGCCAATCTGCGCCATGTGTTAGGGCATGAGGTGGACCCGCGCCAACTGGCAGACACCACCCGCGCCGTTTTCGCCTACGCCGCCCGCTACAACTACGAATTCTTCCACGCCATCGAATACGACGCGACACAGTTAGCGCGAGAAGTCGAGGTTTCTCCCGACATCGTGCGCATGGTCCGCGACAACATGGCGCGCGGTCGGGGCACCCTCCTTCTGGGCACGCACACGGGCAACTTCAACCTGGGCCTGCTTGCCCTCAGTACCTATCGCGTTCCCATTCAGGGGCTGTCTCTGGCAAACCCCACCGGCGGCTTTGAGATTTTGAACCGCATCCGGGCCAGGTGGGGGCTGGAATTGACGCCGATCACGCCGCAGTCGTTGCGGCAGGCTATCCGGCGGCTCAAGGCGGGGGGTGTCGTCATGACTGCCCTGGACCGCCCCGTGCCCGATGATCGTCACCTGGTGCCCTTTTTTGATGCGCCCGCCTATTTTGCCATTGGCCCCGTGCGTCTTGCCTTGATGACGGGCGCAGATGTGATTCTGGGAAGCTGCTATGAGTCGCCGGGGCGGGGGCAGGTGCTGCAAATGCAGCCTATCGACATTGTTGCCAGCAAAGACAGACAGGAGGCAATTTCGGTAAATGCCCTGCGTCTGGCGCAGGCGTTGGAGGGATTCGTGCGACAATATCCCGACCAATGGTTGATGTTCCACCCGTTCTGGCCTGGTGAAGCGGATGAGGCATGA
- a CDS encoding CBS domain-containing protein produces the protein MMRLVDLMTPDPQTVMPDTTLMEILALMNNEGYRQVPVVDRAGILLGIITDRDIRLAMNSSVLNVELSKQLSLLENVTAAECMTPNPLTVDADTPIYEVAEMLNMHKFGALPVMRHNRLVGIITVTDFLNYIIAQTRPVAMSLN, from the coding sequence ATGATGAGGCTCGTCGATTTAATGACTCCAGACCCGCAGACCGTTATGCCGGATACGACCTTGATGGAAATCCTGGCCCTGATGAACAACGAAGGGTATCGCCAGGTTCCCGTTGTTGACCGCGCCGGCATACTTTTGGGCATTATCACGGACCGCGACATCCGCCTGGCGATGAACTCCAGCGTCCTCAACGTGGAATTGAGCAAGCAGCTTTCCCTGTTGGAAAACGTCACCGCCGCGGAGTGCATGACGCCCAATCCCCTGACCGTAGATGCGGACACGCCCATCTACGAAGTTGCCGAAATGCTAAATATGCACAAATTCGGCGCGCTGCCCGTTATGCGCCACAACAGGCTCGTGGGCATCATCACGGTTACTGACTTTCTCAACTACATCATTGCCCAGACACGTCCCGTGGCGATGAGCCTGAACTGA